A single Triticum dicoccoides isolate Atlit2015 ecotype Zavitan chromosome 2A, WEW_v2.0, whole genome shotgun sequence DNA region contains:
- the LOC119352490 gene encoding galactoside 2-alpha-L-fucosyltransferase-like gives MASMDVERSNPAAPSWQAGLETVKKWQRIRCSMRRAWPAICVVAATLLAVVVLSAARDGYGLPMVPSSWLSVEDVPPSNLTTDQLLDGLLTAEFGSRSCRSRYEFASYHDKKKKKKHTSHKPSPYLLAKLRSHEALQKQCGPGTAPYRAAIRQLKSGNGIVTSDSENCRYLVPISYRGLGNRMLSTVSAFLYAVLTERTLLVQHDMAALFCEPFPRTTWLLPSSGWLGGGFPLGHLKKYGKDSKESLGNMLKANVLSVGDNGNASWSDSDRPPYVYLHLDGGYGFYDKLFYCDEQQRLIRGAPWLLMRTDSYLVPGLFLIPSFRDELERMFPEKDVAFHHLGRYLFHPANDVWRAFTRYYDAHLAGAGQRVGIQIRVFTQNKPLQKVLDQVLSCVRREKLLLPSIQTNNASVLVTSLSSWYYERIKAEYGGSRVHQPSHEGWQKMRDASQDRKALSEMYLLSTCDVLVTTGFSTFGYVAQGLGGILPWIMPATPFWSTETGVVPDPPCMRAMSVEPCFHSPSNYGCAARKDVDVGTLVPYIRHCEDASWGIKIANESMQPPVA, from the exons ATGGCGAGCATGGACGTCGAGCGAAGCAACCCGGCGGCGCCGTCCTGGCAGGCGGGGCTTGAGACCGTGAAAAAGTGGCAGCGGATTCGATGCAGCATGAGGAGGGCTTGGCCGGCCATCTGCGTTGTGGCGGCGACCCTGCTCGCAGTCGTCGTGCTCTCCGCCGCCCGGGATGGCTATGGCTTGCCGATGGTACCCAGCAGCTGGCTCTCAGTAGAAG ATGTACCTCCGTCCAATCTCACCACCGACCAGCTCCTGGACGGTCTGCTCACTGCGGAATTTGGCTCGCGCTCATGCCGGAGCCGGTACGAGTTCGCCAGCTaccatgacaagaagaagaagaagaagcacacaTCACATAAACCATCCCCCTACTTGCTCGCCAAGCTCCGAAGTCACGAAGCGCTCCAAAAGCAATGCGGCCCCGGCACGGCCCCGTACAGGGCGGCGATCCGGCAGCTCAAGTCTGGAAATGGCATCGTCACATCCGACAGTGAAAACTGCCGCTACCTGGTCCCCATAAGCTATCGAGGCCTCGGGAACCGGATGCTGTCCACAGTGTCAGCCTTCCTCTACGCTGTGCTCACCGAGCGCACCCTCCTCGTCCAGCACGACATGGCCGCCCTCTTCTGCGAACCTTTCCCGAGGACCACGTGGCTGCTCCCGTCCTCAGGCTGGTTGGGTGGTGGCTTCCCGCTTGGACACCTCAAGAAATACGGCAAGGACTCCAAGGAGAGCCTCGGCAACATGCTCAAGGCCAATGTGCTATCCGTGGGCGACAATGGGAACGCGTCGTGGTCGGACTCGGACCGGCCACCGTACGTCTACCTACACCTGGATGGCGGCTACGGTTTCTACGACAAGCTCTTCTACTGCGACGAGCAGCAGCGGCTCATCCGCGGCGCGCCGTGGCTGCTGATGAGGACAGACAGCTACCTCGTCCCCGGGCTCTTCCTCATCCCATCTTTCCGGGACGAGCTGGAGCGGATGTTCCCGGAGAAGGACGTCGCGTTCCACCACCTCGGTCGGTACCTATTCCACCCGGCCAACGACGTGTGGCGCGCGTTCACCAGATACTACGACGCCCACCTCGCCGGCGCCGGGCAGCGCGTCGGCATACAGATACGGGTTTTCACACAGAATAAACCGTTGCAGAAGGTCCTGGACCAGGTTCTCTCGTGCGTCCGTAGGGAGAAGCTGCTTCTCCCGTCCATACAGACGAACAACGCGTCTGTGCTGGTCACCTCTCTGAGCTCGTGGTACTACGAGAGGATCAAGGCCGAGTATGGCGGCAGCCGGGTGCACCAGCCGAGCCACGAGGGGTGGCAGAAGATGCGGGATGCCTCGCAGGACAGGAAGGCGTTGAGCGAGATGTACCTGCTCAGTACCTGCGACGTTCTCGTCACCACCGGGTTTTCCACCTTCGGCTACGTCGCGCAGGGGCTCGGCGGGATACTGCCATGGATCATGCCCGCCACGCCCTTCTGGTCGACCGAAACGGGGGTGGTACCAGACCCGCCGTGCATGCGAGCCATGTCCGTCGAGCCTTGCTTCCACTCGCCGTCCAACTACGGCTGTGCGGCCAGGAAGGATGTGGACGTGGGGACACTTGTGCCGTACATCCGGCATTGTGAGGATGCAAGCTGGGGGATTAAGATTGCCAACGAAAGCATGCAGCCACCGGTAGCTTAA